One region of Glutamicibacter sp. B1 genomic DNA includes:
- a CDS encoding AzlC family ABC transporter permease — MGLSISIATGLYGISFGALSIAAGLNLWQTVALSALMFTGGSQFAFIGVISGGGAGSAAFSAASLLGVRNAVYGMQIKQSLRPQGRQVPWMAQLTIDESTAVSLGQARMAEKRRGFITAGTGIYILWNLFTVLGALLGEQMGDPAVWGLDGAAVAAFIGLLWPRLKSAQPVMIALAAAVLTALAVPVSAPGMPILITAVCAAIFAVFTSGKVPNATEHGRLRSVEQEPGQEEQ; from the coding sequence ATGGGTCTGTCCATCTCGATCGCTACCGGGTTGTATGGGATTTCCTTCGGCGCCCTCTCCATTGCCGCCGGGCTGAACCTCTGGCAAACCGTGGCCTTGAGCGCCCTAATGTTTACCGGTGGATCGCAGTTTGCATTCATTGGGGTAATTTCCGGTGGTGGGGCGGGGTCTGCAGCTTTTTCGGCCGCCTCGTTGTTGGGCGTGCGTAATGCCGTGTATGGGATGCAGATTAAACAGAGCCTGCGTCCACAAGGCCGGCAGGTTCCGTGGATGGCGCAGCTGACCATTGATGAATCTACGGCCGTGAGCCTGGGCCAGGCCCGCATGGCTGAGAAGCGTCGCGGGTTTATCACCGCCGGCACCGGGATCTATATCCTGTGGAACCTCTTTACCGTGCTCGGCGCGTTATTGGGTGAGCAAATGGGGGATCCTGCTGTGTGGGGATTGGATGGTGCAGCGGTGGCGGCCTTCATTGGCCTGCTGTGGCCGCGACTGAAATCCGCTCAGCCGGTCATGATCGCCCTGGCCGCCGCCGTGCTGACCGCACTCGCGGTGCCCGTCAGCGCACCGGGAATGCCCATTTTGATCACCGCGGTATGCGCTGCAATTTTTGCGGTCTTTACCTCCGGCAAGGTGCCCAATGCGACGGAACATGGGCGACTGCGTAGCGTGGAGCAAGAACCGGGGCAGGAGGAACAATGA
- a CDS encoding AzlD domain-containing protein, protein MSELSWWVLAACLSAYAIKLCGYFVPRKVLDSPIMSHVASTLTVALLASLVTVNAFTSGQELVIDARVGALGAAIIALVFKAPYLVVVLVGALAAILLRATGLAA, encoded by the coding sequence ATGAGCGAATTGAGCTGGTGGGTTTTAGCAGCCTGCCTCAGTGCCTATGCCATCAAACTCTGTGGCTACTTTGTTCCCCGCAAGGTCCTCGATTCTCCGATCATGTCCCATGTGGCTTCGACACTGACCGTGGCGCTGCTGGCCTCCTTGGTCACCGTGAATGCCTTCACTTCGGGCCAAGAATTAGTCATTGATGCTCGTGTCGGTGCCTTGGGCGCTGCGATTATCGCCTTGGTCTTTAAGGCACCGTATCTGGTGGTGGTGTTGGTCGGGGCACTTGCCGCGATCTTGTTGCGTGCTACGGGGCTTGCCGCCTGA
- a CDS encoding thiamine-binding protein: MIVAFSVAPSGTGSNPDGSVHDAVAEAVKVVRDSGLPNRTSSMFTEIEGEWDEVFDVVKRATEAVAPFGSRISLVIKADIRPGHQGEIDGKLQRLERAIASGEGQ; the protein is encoded by the coding sequence ATGATTGTAGCTTTTTCTGTAGCCCCCTCCGGTACCGGTAGTAACCCCGACGGCTCGGTGCACGATGCCGTGGCTGAAGCGGTGAAGGTCGTGCGCGATTCTGGGTTGCCTAACCGGACTTCCAGCATGTTCACCGAAATTGAGGGCGAATGGGACGAAGTCTTCGACGTAGTTAAGCGCGCGACTGAAGCCGTCGCACCGTTTGGTTCAAGGATCTCCCTGGTGATCAAAGCCGATATTCGTCCGGGGCACCAAGGCGAGATCGATGGGAAGCTTCAGCGTTTGGAACGTGCCATTGCCAGTGGCGAAGGGCAGTAG
- a CDS encoding type II toxin-antitoxin system RelE/ParE family toxin: MWSVDIELIAGWLTSLDEGSREQVIAAIELLEDRGPQLGRPIVDTVTLSRHSNMKELRPGSTGRSELRVLFAFDPERSAILLIAGDKAGNWTRWYKKNIPVADDLFDDHLKALKPQQRQRGR; this comes from the coding sequence ATGTGGAGCGTCGACATCGAGCTGATCGCGGGTTGGCTGACTTCACTGGACGAAGGATCACGCGAGCAGGTCATCGCCGCCATCGAGCTACTTGAGGATCGAGGTCCACAGCTTGGACGACCCATCGTAGACACGGTGACGTTGTCTCGGCACAGCAACATGAAGGAGCTGCGGCCCGGCTCGACGGGCCGGTCGGAACTGAGGGTGTTGTTCGCCTTCGATCCCGAGCGTTCGGCGATCCTGCTGATCGCCGGCGACAAGGCAGGCAACTGGACCCGCTGGTACAAGAAGAACATCCCGGTCGCCGACGATTTGTTTGACGACCATCTGAAGGCGTTGAAGCCGCAGCAGAGACAGAGAGGACGATGA
- a CDS encoding helix-turn-helix transcriptional regulator, protein MAMTLKDFLDEHPVDRARVEAHKERMLAEVRAYRLRELREQAGFTQAQLAERIGVGQRQVSKIERGDLDSTKIGTIRSYLEAVGGGLAIEYVMGDQRVQVA, encoded by the coding sequence ATGGCCATGACCCTGAAAGACTTCCTCGACGAGCACCCCGTGGACCGCGCGCGCGTCGAGGCGCACAAGGAGCGCATGCTCGCCGAGGTGCGAGCCTACCGGTTGCGTGAGCTGCGCGAGCAGGCAGGCTTCACGCAAGCGCAGCTGGCCGAGCGCATCGGCGTCGGGCAGCGCCAGGTGTCCAAGATCGAGCGCGGTGACCTGGACAGCACGAAGATTGGCACGATCCGCAGCTACCTCGAAGCCGTCGGCGGCGGGCTGGCCATCGAGTACGTGATGGGTGACCAGCGCGTGCAGGTAGCGTAG
- a CDS encoding O-methyltransferase has product MTHHSTDREAGAVEQYLEESLGLHLESLEKGREHARAAGLPAIEVSAGQGKFLQLLTEMIGARRVLEIGTLGGYSTSWLALGVGASGKVITCEFEPLHASVARENLERSGLADRVEIKLGAAQGTLDTLISKRAEAFDLIFIDADKRNNVVYLERALKLSHPGTVLVLDNVVRGGAILDDPSQLGNQEADVRGVQESLLWLRDHPQVSVTALQTLGAKGWDGFALARVV; this is encoded by the coding sequence ATGACTCACCATTCAACCGACCGAGAGGCCGGTGCGGTTGAACAGTACCTCGAGGAATCCCTCGGGCTTCACCTTGAATCGCTAGAAAAGGGGCGCGAGCACGCGCGAGCTGCTGGTTTACCTGCGATTGAAGTCAGTGCAGGCCAAGGTAAGTTCTTGCAATTACTCACCGAGATGATTGGCGCTCGCCGGGTGCTGGAGATCGGGACCCTCGGTGGCTATTCCACGAGTTGGTTGGCGCTGGGTGTCGGCGCTTCAGGCAAGGTCATCACCTGCGAATTTGAACCGTTACATGCCTCAGTCGCGCGAGAGAATCTGGAACGTTCCGGGCTAGCTGATCGAGTCGAGATCAAACTCGGGGCAGCCCAAGGAACCTTGGACACTCTCATTAGTAAACGCGCCGAAGCCTTCGACTTGATCTTTATCGATGCGGACAAGCGCAATAACGTGGTTTACCTTGAGCGCGCGCTGAAACTCTCGCACCCGGGCACGGTGCTGGTCCTGGACAATGTGGTGCGTGGTGGTGCCATCTTGGATGATCCAAGCCAATTGGGTAATCAAGAAGCTGATGTGCGTGGGGTTCAGGAGTCACTGTTGTGGCTCCGAGACCATCCGCAGGTTTCGGTGACCGCGCTGCAAACTTTAGGAGCCAAGGGCTGGGACGGGTTTGCGCTGGCAAGGGTTGTGTAA